One Synergistaceae bacterium DNA window includes the following coding sequences:
- a CDS encoding GatB/YqeY domain-containing protein, with translation MSLAQDIAKDLLQAMKAHEEQKLSALRMLKAELQKLQADKGKSAEITDDDVHTIIKRLIKQRKDAAEQYKSAGAIDRAESELADVKFLEPYLPKQLDDSELDKIIAESAHEINASSPKDMGKLMKTVMKKLAGQADGSRVKDKVNAFLNQ, from the coding sequence ATGTCATTAGCTCAAGATATAGCAAAAGATTTATTACAGGCAATGAAAGCACACGAGGAGCAAAAATTATCAGCTCTTAGAATGCTCAAAGCCGAGTTACAAAAATTGCAGGCCGACAAAGGTAAATCAGCGGAAATTACTGATGATGACGTTCACACGATTATAAAGCGGCTCATTAAACAACGCAAAGACGCAGCCGAACAATATAAATCAGCAGGAGCAATCGACCGCGCAGAGTCAGAACTCGCCGACGTGAAATTTTTAGAGCCTTATCTGCCAAAACAATTAGACGACTCAGAACTCGATAAAATTATCGCAGAGTCAGCACACGAAATTAACGCAAGCTCACCCAAAGATATGGGAAAATTAATGAAAACTGTCATGAAGAAACTTGCGGGTCAGGCTGACGGATCAAGAGTCAAAGACAAAGTCAACGCGTTCTTGAATCAATAA
- a CDS encoding aldo/keto reductase, with amino-acid sequence MKKFTLNNGLELPAIGFGTYKAASSDVILDAIKAGYTYFDTAEFYGNESFIPQALKQSNLSREKIIIASKVWKTSMGYDETISAFNKTLENLQTDYLDIYMIHWPRPDLELSDWKNLDLQTWRAMEDLFTHGKIKALGLSNFLPIHAENILNHCKITPSIAQIEFHPGHTQTFTLNYYRSQNILVQAWSPIGRGRVLNDELIIKLAKKYNVSPVQICLCFDLSENVMPIPKASSLERMRENLDSQNITLDHEDILQLENMPPLGWSGEHPDRVRIKI; translated from the coding sequence ATGAAAAAATTTACTCTCAATAACGGGCTTGAACTTCCTGCAATAGGCTTCGGGACTTATAAGGCCGCTTCAAGTGATGTTATTCTTGACGCAATAAAGGCCGGTTACACATATTTTGACACGGCGGAATTTTACGGGAACGAGTCATTTATCCCGCAGGCACTCAAGCAGAGCAATTTATCACGCGAAAAAATTATAATCGCCTCCAAAGTCTGGAAAACTAGCATGGGCTATGACGAGACTATAAGCGCATTTAATAAAACTCTCGAAAATTTGCAGACTGATTATCTTGATATTTATATGATTCACTGGCCTAGACCTGATTTAGAGCTTTCTGACTGGAAAAATTTAGACTTGCAAACTTGGCGCGCTATGGAAGATTTATTTACTCATGGGAAAATTAAAGCACTCGGACTCAGCAACTTTTTGCCCATTCACGCAGAAAATATCTTGAATCACTGCAAAATTACGCCTTCAATAGCTCAAATAGAATTTCATCCGGGACACACTCAGACATTTACTCTGAATTATTATAGATCGCAAAATATTCTTGTTCAGGCATGGAGTCCGATCGGGCGGGGAAGAGTCCTCAATGACGAATTAATTATCAAGCTCGCGAAAAAATACAACGTCAGCCCCGTTCAAATTTGTTTGTGCTTTGACCTGTCAGAAAATGTTATGCCGATTCCGAAGGCTTCGAGTCTTGAACGAATGCGCGAAAATCTCGACTCACAAAATATAACGCTCGATCATGAAGACATTTTACAGCTTGAAAATATGCCCCCTTTAGGCTGGAGCGGTGAACATCCCGACAGAGTCAGAATCAAAATTTAG
- a CDS encoding DUF3574 domain-containing protein: MSKKFSVLTFIIAVIACCIAGLNYYELMQMRKDVQFVMYLGTNDKDSNNPVFNHDEAKIKLDEILAKHFSGFTVTEALGGWTDDNGKISHEYTLVIYLSDTNIKNVHSAADDLLREFNQSSVLIQTNNTITEFYAGEN; this comes from the coding sequence ATGTCAAAAAAGTTTTCTGTCTTAACGTTTATAATTGCGGTTATTGCCTGCTGTATTGCCGGACTAAATTATTATGAGTTAATGCAAATGCGTAAAGACGTTCAATTTGTTATGTATCTCGGCACTAATGACAAAGACTCAAATAATCCCGTTTTCAATCATGATGAAGCCAAAATAAAGCTCGATGAGATTCTAGCAAAACATTTCAGCGGTTTTACTGTAACAGAAGCTCTCGGAGGCTGGACGGACGATAACGGCAAAATTTCGCACGAGTACACGCTTGTAATTTATTTGAGCGACACAAATATAAAAAATGTTCATTCGGCAGCAGATGATTTATTACGCGAATTTAATCAAAGCTCAGTGCTGATTCAGACTAACAACACAATCACGGAATTTTACGCGGGAGAAAATTAA
- a CDS encoding TRAP transporter substrate-binding protein: MKKVLFAFTLALVLASASISLAAPELTLIVASNQTDFTNPYSLGMDKFKEVLEEISGGKIQVTVHKGTLGENESELVEKLTMGAADLIVASPGFMTAIGVPEIDILSLEYLFNSFAHWEKCLDGDFGAAMRKIVLEKTYNQFRIMGYWSSSVRDVYAKKAIKSPADLKGLSIRTQSSQVQQEFFKNCGAIPTSVAWGELYQALQQGVVDGAENDYTNLTQKEHHKTANGKYISETHHDFTTRLFMMNGERYDRLTDEQKNWINAAVEASTAEERAVTYRMFEESKQRAIKDGAIVTEFADIDIAAFKAIAMPIQDAFAKANDMQEQLNMVRAAE; this comes from the coding sequence ATGAAGAAAGTTTTATTTGCTTTCACCCTTGCTTTAGTGCTTGCGTCGGCTTCTATTTCGTTAGCGGCTCCTGAATTAACGCTCATTGTAGCGTCCAACCAGACAGATTTTACGAATCCTTATAGTCTCGGCATGGACAAATTTAAGGAAGTCCTTGAGGAAATTTCCGGCGGAAAAATTCAAGTTACCGTTCACAAAGGCACGCTCGGAGAAAATGAGTCTGAGCTCGTCGAAAAATTGACAATGGGTGCGGCTGATTTGATCGTAGCTTCCCCCGGTTTCATGACAGCAATCGGAGTCCCCGAAATTGATATTTTGTCGCTCGAATATTTATTTAACAGTTTTGCTCACTGGGAAAAATGTCTTGACGGCGATTTTGGCGCGGCAATGCGTAAAATAGTTCTTGAGAAGACATATAATCAATTCAGAATCATGGGCTACTGGAGTTCTTCTGTACGTGATGTCTACGCAAAGAAAGCAATAAAGAGTCCGGCAGATCTTAAGGGCTTGAGCATTCGTACTCAGTCATCACAGGTTCAGCAGGAATTTTTCAAAAATTGCGGGGCCATTCCTACAAGCGTTGCATGGGGCGAACTCTATCAGGCGTTACAGCAGGGAGTTGTCGACGGCGCAGAGAATGACTACACAAATTTAACTCAGAAAGAACATCATAAGACAGCGAACGGAAAATATATTTCTGAGACTCATCACGATTTTACGACTCGTTTATTCATGATGAACGGCGAACGTTACGACAGACTCACTGACGAGCAGAAAAATTGGATTAATGCAGCTGTTGAGGCAAGCACCGCAGAAGAACGCGCAGTAACTTACAGAATGTTTGAAGAGTCCAAGCAGCGCGCAATCAAGGACGGAGCAATCGTTACAGAATTTGCCGATATTGACATAGCAGCATTCAAAGCAATAGCAATGCCGATTCAAGACGCATTTGCAAAGGCCAACGACATGCAGGAACAATTAAACATGGTTCGTGCAGCAGAGTAA
- a CDS encoding TRAP transporter small permease, translating into MKKLDDGLQKIQIAIGGLFLLIFLVVVVYQIICRYMGVAAMWTEDVSMYSFIWAVFMGAGAMVHSNAHFAFSSLIDSMKSEKAKLFLQIIIDLIVLTFCVLMVYYGYIAAKQFWNFRWVNIPAMKRGPTWLCIPICGATGAIYLIYGIFDKIGKLMKGENK; encoded by the coding sequence ATGAAAAAATTAGATGACGGCTTACAGAAAATACAAATTGCTATAGGCGGATTATTTTTGCTGATTTTCCTTGTTGTAGTTGTCTATCAAATTATATGCCGTTACATGGGAGTCGCTGCGATGTGGACAGAAGATGTCAGCATGTATTCATTTATATGGGCGGTTTTCATGGGAGCGGGTGCGATGGTGCATTCGAACGCACATTTTGCATTCAGCAGCCTTATAGACTCAATGAAGAGCGAGAAAGCTAAATTATTCCTGCAAATTATTATAGATTTAATTGTGCTTACGTTCTGTGTCTTAATGGTCTATTACGGATATATTGCAGCAAAACAATTTTGGAATTTCCGCTGGGTTAATATTCCGGCAATGAAGCGCGGGCCCACTTGGTTATGTATTCCCATTTGCGGAGCGACAGGAGCTATTTATTTAATTTACGGGATATTTGACAAAATCGGGAAGCTCATGAAGGGAGAAAATAAATAA
- a CDS encoding TRAP transporter large permease — protein sequence MLGTVLIIMFVGFIAIGVPIAFALGIVSFTGIACLPAIPNTVVFTKMFNGLNSFTLLAVPLFILAANLMNEGGITEKLIECICDLVGHKKGGLAYANVLVSMVFAGISGSSQADTSGVGKIFIPAMEKQGYDKGTSVGVTAASSTLGSIIPPSITMVVYSGIASCSTGALFMTGIVPGILLGIAQMIVVKMYANSKNFPQSEKVPFAVALKHTLISMPALLTPIILIGGIVSGFFTPTESAAFACIYALLVGIFFYGSIKISRLPHILIDTMKMASLSLFALATANALGELLSYYQLNILARNLFLALPGGKGIFLLVTVLFFLFIGTFMDAVPAMILFVPIILPSAVALEISPIILGLIIIVTLALGLVTPPYGLCLLLASSISGTTIEEGFKGTLPYFISSLVVLLLLIIFPDFWLAIPKALFPALF from the coding sequence ATGCTCGGTACTGTATTAATAATTATGTTCGTAGGATTTATAGCTATCGGAGTGCCTATCGCCTTTGCGCTTGGAATCGTATCATTCACGGGTATTGCGTGCCTTCCTGCTATTCCGAACACAGTAGTATTTACGAAAATGTTTAATGGCCTCAACAGCTTTACACTTTTAGCCGTGCCGTTATTTATTTTAGCAGCAAACTTGATGAACGAGGGCGGAATAACAGAAAAATTAATTGAGTGCATTTGTGATTTGGTCGGACACAAAAAAGGCGGTCTCGCATATGCAAATGTATTAGTCTCGATGGTGTTTGCTGGAATTTCCGGATCCTCGCAGGCTGATACGTCGGGAGTAGGAAAAATTTTTATTCCTGCAATGGAGAAACAGGGCTATGACAAGGGCACTTCAGTAGGAGTTACTGCAGCGTCGTCGACTCTGGGATCTATAATTCCGCCGAGTATAACAATGGTCGTGTATTCAGGTATAGCGAGCTGTTCGACGGGTGCGTTATTTATGACTGGAATTGTTCCGGGAATTTTGCTCGGAATTGCGCAGATGATCGTTGTAAAAATGTATGCTAACTCTAAAAATTTCCCGCAGAGTGAAAAAGTTCCGTTTGCTGTAGCTCTTAAGCACACATTAATATCAATGCCGGCATTATTGACACCTATAATTTTAATTGGCGGTATTGTGTCAGGATTCTTTACTCCGACTGAGTCAGCTGCATTTGCCTGCATTTACGCATTATTAGTCGGGATATTCTTTTACGGTTCAATCAAGATTAGCAGACTCCCGCATATTTTAATTGACACAATGAAAATGGCTTCACTGTCATTATTTGCGCTGGCGACTGCGAATGCTTTAGGTGAATTATTGAGCTATTACCAGTTGAATATTTTAGCGAGAAATTTATTTTTAGCGCTGCCCGGCGGTAAAGGAATATTTTTGCTTGTAACAGTATTATTTTTCTTGTTCATAGGGACGTTTATGGATGCTGTACCTGCGATGATTTTATTTGTGCCGATAATATTGCCGTCAGCTGTAGCACTTGAGATAAGCCCGATAATTTTAGGATTAATAATTATTGTAACGTTAGCACTAGGACTCGTAACGCCTCCATATGGGTTATGCTTGCTGCTTGCTTCATCGATAAGCGGTACAACTATAGAAGAAGGTTTCAAGGGGACATTGCCTTATTTTATTTCGTCATTAGTAGTGCTGTTATTGTTAATAATTTTCCCTGATTTCTGGCTTGCGATTCCTAAAGCGTTATTCCCTGCATTATTCTAG
- a CDS encoding sugar kinase, with protein sequence MKQKFITFGEVMLRLTPPNYQKIRMASFFEATYGGSEANIAIALANLGIDSTFFSVVPNNSLGKSAIRMLRSNDVHCSPVILSTPEETPTHRLGTYYLETGYGIRPSKVTYDRKHSAITEYDFSSVDLDKLLDGFQWLHLSGITPALSQNCADFILSFLEKAKEKNLTVSFDGNFRSTLWTWNEARDFCTQCLPFVDVLLGIEPYHLYRDENDHSKGDYKDNIPLQPNYEQQDEIFSRFVEKYPNLKCIARHVRYAHSGSENSLMAYMWYQGHTFESRTFTFNILDRVGGGDAFASGLIYAMMNNYKPMDMVNFAVASSVIKHTIHGDGNITDDVESIQSLMNMSYDIKR encoded by the coding sequence ATGAAGCAAAAATTTATAACGTTCGGTGAAGTAATGCTCAGACTCACTCCCCCAAATTATCAGAAAATCCGCATGGCCAGTTTCTTCGAGGCGACTTACGGCGGGAGCGAAGCAAATATCGCTATTGCACTTGCAAATTTAGGGATCGACAGTACATTTTTTAGCGTCGTACCAAATAACTCACTCGGAAAAAGCGCAATAAGAATGTTACGAAGCAACGACGTACACTGCAGCCCGGTAATATTAAGCACTCCGGAAGAGACTCCGACTCACAGGTTAGGGACTTATTATCTTGAGACAGGCTACGGGATCAGGCCAAGCAAAGTAACTTACGACAGAAAACACAGCGCAATAACTGAATATGATTTTAGCAGCGTTGATCTTGATAAATTGCTTGACGGCTTTCAATGGCTGCACTTAAGCGGTATTACTCCGGCACTATCACAAAATTGCGCAGATTTTATTTTGTCATTCTTAGAGAAGGCGAAGGAGAAAAATTTAACTGTCAGCTTTGACGGTAATTTCAGAAGCACCCTTTGGACATGGAATGAAGCGCGCGATTTCTGCACACAATGCCTGCCGTTTGTTGATGTCCTGCTTGGAATTGAACCCTATCACTTATACAGAGACGAAAACGATCACAGCAAGGGTGATTACAAGGACAATATACCGTTACAGCCAAATTATGAGCAGCAGGACGAAATTTTTTCGCGCTTTGTTGAGAAATATCCGAATCTAAAATGTATTGCCAGGCACGTGAGATACGCTCATTCAGGCAGCGAAAATAGTTTAATGGCCTACATGTGGTATCAGGGACATACTTTCGAGAGCAGGACATTTACATTTAACATTCTTGATCGTGTAGGCGGGGGCGATGCATTTGCCAGCGGGCTTATTTATGCAATGATGAATAATTATAAGCCTATGGACATGGTAAATTTTGCGGTTGCAAGCAGCGTTATAAAGCACACTATACACGGCGACGGAAATATCACGGACGACGTAGAGAGCATTCAAAGTCTCATGAATATGTCATACGATATTAAACGGTAA
- a CDS encoding CtsR family transcriptional regulator has protein sequence MNNLTREIEKYLLALLDEAENEDFIQLRRKELAETFDCVPSQINYVLRSRFSPEQGYLIESRRGGSGYIKILKISCSTSEEKNEHLSSIIGDSISINEAKRLLEYLQNRELITARERLLIEIALKESDSQTQQNNIQPSERGEMHADLLRNMLTSLI, from the coding sequence ATGAATAATTTAACACGTGAAATTGAGAAATATTTATTAGCTTTACTAGACGAGGCCGAAAACGAAGACTTTATACAACTAAGACGCAAAGAATTAGCAGAAACTTTTGACTGTGTACCGAGTCAAATTAATTACGTCCTTAGAAGCAGATTCAGCCCCGAACAAGGTTACTTAATCGAAAGCAGGCGAGGCGGCAGCGGTTATATAAAGATTCTCAAGATAAGTTGTTCGACCTCCGAAGAAAAAAACGAGCACTTAAGCAGCATAATCGGCGATTCTATATCAATCAATGAAGCAAAAAGATTATTAGAGTACCTGCAAAACCGCGAATTAATCACAGCACGCGAGAGACTTTTAATTGAGATAGCACTAAAAGAGTCAGACTCTCAGACACAGCAAAATAATATTCAGCCGTCAGAACGCGGAGAAATGCACGCCGATTTATTAAGAAACATGCTGACAAGTTTAATATAA
- a CDS encoding ATP-dependent Clp protease ATP-binding subunit, whose amino-acid sequence MWQFFTERGKRVIQLAHHEALNMGHPMVQPEHLLLGLLQEGGGVACQALQNLGVNPEDFAAHIRELIGGNTQDVLTKPVDLPVSVQANKALDLAMHEARKMGVNYVDTEHILLGLLSDDSGLIVQQFKTMGITPSAVIKQINEVLSGSPSKSNIPTASGSDAKRKTQLRTPTLDNLGTDLTARAKNGELDPVIGREKEIKRVMQVLCRRTKSNPVLIGEPGVGKTAVVEGLARFIASGTAPEPLQNKRIVQLNMGTLVAGTKYRGEFEERLRRIVKELTDSKGDIILFVDEIHTIIGAGNAEGSTDAANILKPELSRGTFQVIGATTQDEYIKYVEKDAALERRFQPIQVDEPDVKDSVLILQGLKDRYENHHNVIFTDEAIDAAAKLSSRYIQDRFLPDKGIDLIDEAGARTRLMSLEPPDYIREIEKKLDAVKKQKEEAVLAEKYEQATNLRDSERKISEELDNALKEWKTNRKNIKQKITAEDIASIVAEQTGVPVKQLTEAETTRLLKMEEEISKRLIGQSEAVSAVARAIRRARTGLRDERRPIGSFLFMGPTGVGKTELARCLAKFMFGKDDAMIRIDMSEYMERHEVSKLVGSPPGYVGHENGGKLTEMVRRKPYSVILFDEIEKAHPEIFNILLQILDDGRLTDGQGRKVDFRNTVIIMTSNVGAKEAQQGNSLGFGISEESQSQRDWERTKKIILDEANKMFRPEFLNRIDEMAVFKPLSRESLLKIIDTMLDDLSVRLDTKGVKISVPDDVKAKILEKGYKPKYGARPLRRAIQSMLEDRLADFILSEHLPEGESVINVNLDGEELKCALQS is encoded by the coding sequence ATGTGGCAATTCTTTACAGAACGAGGCAAACGAGTCATACAATTAGCACATCACGAGGCTTTAAATATGGGTCATCCAATGGTACAGCCGGAACATTTATTATTGGGCTTACTTCAAGAGGGCGGTGGCGTAGCTTGTCAGGCATTACAGAATTTAGGCGTTAACCCTGAAGATTTCGCTGCTCATATTCGCGAACTAATCGGCGGCAACACTCAAGATGTATTAACAAAGCCCGTTGATCTTCCTGTAAGTGTTCAGGCAAATAAAGCACTCGATCTCGCAATGCATGAAGCCCGCAAAATGGGTGTAAATTACGTCGATACAGAACATATTTTACTAGGTCTATTAAGTGATGATTCCGGCCTTATTGTGCAACAGTTCAAGACAATGGGAATAACTCCCAGTGCAGTAATTAAGCAGATAAATGAAGTCTTGTCCGGCAGTCCGTCAAAATCTAATATTCCTACAGCATCAGGCAGCGACGCTAAGAGAAAAACTCAATTAAGAACGCCCACTCTTGATAATTTAGGCACAGACTTAACGGCACGTGCGAAAAATGGCGAACTAGATCCCGTTATAGGACGCGAGAAAGAAATTAAACGAGTCATGCAGGTTTTATGCAGGCGGACTAAATCGAATCCCGTCTTAATCGGCGAACCAGGAGTCGGAAAAACTGCCGTAGTTGAAGGACTCGCGCGTTTCATTGCGTCAGGTACAGCCCCCGAACCTTTGCAGAATAAAAGAATCGTGCAATTAAATATGGGGACTCTCGTAGCAGGCACAAAATATCGCGGTGAATTTGAAGAACGTCTGCGCAGAATCGTCAAAGAATTAACCGACAGCAAAGGCGATATAATTTTATTTGTCGATGAGATTCATACGATTATCGGTGCAGGTAACGCAGAAGGATCAACGGACGCAGCAAATATCTTGAAGCCTGAACTATCGCGCGGAACTTTTCAGGTTATAGGCGCAACAACTCAAGACGAGTACATAAAATATGTCGAGAAAGATGCAGCACTTGAAAGAAGATTTCAGCCCATCCAAGTCGACGAGCCCGACGTAAAAGACTCTGTTTTGATTCTTCAGGGACTCAAGGACAGATACGAGAATCATCACAATGTAATCTTTACTGATGAAGCAATCGACGCAGCCGCAAAATTGTCATCGAGATACATTCAAGATCGATTTTTGCCGGATAAGGGCATTGATTTAATCGACGAGGCCGGAGCTAGAACGCGTTTAATGTCTCTTGAACCGCCCGATTATATTCGTGAAATCGAGAAAAAGTTAGACGCCGTCAAGAAACAGAAAGAAGAAGCCGTCTTAGCAGAAAAATACGAGCAGGCTACAAATTTAAGGGATTCAGAACGCAAAATTTCTGAAGAACTCGATAACGCCCTCAAAGAATGGAAGACTAACCGCAAGAACATCAAGCAGAAAATTACAGCTGAAGACATAGCTTCAATAGTTGCAGAACAAACCGGAGTCCCAGTCAAGCAATTAACAGAGGCAGAGACTACACGCTTGCTGAAAATGGAGGAAGAAATTTCTAAACGCTTAATCGGCCAGTCAGAAGCAGTAAGCGCAGTAGCACGGGCAATCAGACGCGCAAGAACAGGACTCAGAGATGAACGCCGCCCGATCGGAAGTTTTTTATTTATGGGACCCACCGGAGTCGGAAAAACTGAGCTCGCCCGCTGTCTTGCAAAATTTATGTTCGGCAAAGATGACGCAATGATTAGAATCGATATGAGCGAGTATATGGAACGTCATGAAGTCTCTAAATTAGTCGGCTCTCCTCCCGGTTATGTCGGACATGAGAACGGCGGAAAATTAACTGAAATGGTAAGGCGCAAACCCTATAGCGTTATTTTATTTGACGAGATAGAGAAAGCTCACCCTGAAATTTTTAATATTTTGCTGCAAATTCTCGATGACGGAAGATTGACAGACGGTCAGGGACGTAAAGTCGATTTCCGCAACACCGTTATAATCATGACAAGCAATGTCGGCGCGAAAGAAGCTCAACAGGGTAACTCTTTAGGATTTGGAATCAGTGAAGAGTCTCAATCACAACGCGACTGGGAACGCACGAAAAAAATTATTCTTGACGAAGCAAATAAAATGTTTCGTCCTGAGTTTCTGAATCGTATTGATGAAATGGCAGTGTTTAAGCCTCTTTCACGCGAGAGTCTATTAAAGATTATTGATACAATGCTTGATGATTTGTCAGTGAGGCTCGACACTAAGGGAGTGAAAATTTCTGTTCCCGACGACGTTAAAGCGAAAATTTTAGAGAAGGGCTACAAACCTAAGTACGGCGCGAGACCGTTAAGACGTGCAATACAATCAATGTTAGAAGATAGACTCGCAGATTTTATCTTGAGTGAGCATTTACCGGAGGGCGAGTCAGTCATTAACGTGAATCTTGACGGCGAGGAGCTTAAATGCGCATTACAGTCATAA
- a CDS encoding AzlC family ABC transporter permease, which produces MRITVIKRAVKDTLPVMTGYIVLGLGFGILLSAKGYNAFWALFMGVAIYSGTMQFAAIDLFTSGVSLAGAGLTALMISARHLFYGLSMIERYKNISGLKKFYLIYALTDETFSLVCESEDQDYCLLVSMLDQIYWVAGSFAGGLIGQVLKFDSRGIDFALTALFVSICVEQWLNSDNHYAALTGFIASMLCLALFGAGNFLIPSMMLIIAGLFILRGRIEHDS; this is translated from the coding sequence ATGCGCATTACAGTCATAAAACGTGCAGTAAAAGATACTTTGCCGGTGATGACAGGTTATATTGTGCTGGGTCTCGGTTTCGGGATACTTTTATCGGCGAAGGGCTATAATGCTTTCTGGGCGTTGTTTATGGGAGTAGCAATTTATTCAGGAACGATGCAATTTGCAGCAATAGATTTATTTACGTCAGGGGTCTCGCTCGCGGGGGCGGGACTCACTGCTTTAATGATAAGCGCAAGACATTTATTTTATGGACTCTCAATGATTGAACGCTATAAAAATATTTCCGGCCTCAAAAAATTTTACTTGATTTACGCTTTGACCGACGAGACATTTTCACTTGTATGCGAGTCAGAAGATCAAGATTATTGCTTGTTGGTCTCAATGCTTGATCAAATTTACTGGGTTGCGGGAAGTTTTGCGGGAGGTTTAATCGGCCAAGTTCTGAAATTTGACTCGCGCGGTATTGACTTTGCATTGACGGCTTTATTTGTGAGTATCTGCGTTGAACAATGGCTTAATTCTGATAATCATTATGCAGCGTTGACGGGCTTTATTGCGAGTATGTTATGTCTTGCGTTATTTGGAGCCGGAAATTTTTTGATTCCCTCGATGATGTTAATAATTGCAGGTTTATTTATTTTGCGCGGGAGGATTGAGCATGACTCTTAA
- a CDS encoding AzlD domain-containing protein, whose amino-acid sequence MTLNALSIILISGFITILLRFLPFIAFNKSCPKFIIYLGRVLPYSVMAMLVIYCLRDSHGLRELAACLIVIFLHIWKRNTLLSITAGTVIYMLMVQYL is encoded by the coding sequence ATGACTCTTAATGCGTTGTCGATAATTCTTATTTCAGGCTTTATTACGATTTTATTGCGATTTTTGCCGTTCATAGCGTTTAATAAGAGCTGCCCGAAATTTATTATATATCTTGGCCGTGTGCTGCCTTATTCAGTTATGGCAATGCTAGTTATTTATTGCCTGCGTGACTCTCATGGATTAAGAGAATTGGCCGCGTGCTTGATTGTAATTTTCCTGCACATTTGGAAGCGTAATACACTCTTGAGCATCACGGCCGGGACTGTTATTTATATGCTGATGGTTCAATATTTATAA